From Bactrocera dorsalis isolate Fly_Bdor unplaced genomic scaffold, ASM2337382v1 BdCtg211, whole genome shotgun sequence, the proteins below share one genomic window:
- the LOC105232799 gene encoding ubiquinol-cytochrome-c reductase complex assembly factor 1 isoform X1: MIRLRQLTRISVNKYVSAEFLQRNILVCNNANTFNNGWKVWTQNCRKCSTSGTNVVNNNHERSDSNILKRVLNKVGFAPNTKTRLRVASHMLYESVADKINYLSFFKAFDMPNTFNSWFLVTELHVWMLLVRAMAEGSESGENGRFIRNCIVEVMWGDVNTRAKKLGAHNPSRTRQQIEILSEQFQAALIAYDEGIMSDDRVLSGALWRRFFAMNCNDVVKIERLVKYVREQIVSLDQLSPDEFLQKPKISWIDLDKVSV, from the exons ATGATACGTCTTAGGCAATTAACTCGAAtttctgtaaataaatatgtttcagcagag TTTTTGCAGCGTAATATTCTAGTGTGCAACAATGCTAATACCTTTAATAATGGATGGAAGGTATGGACACAGAACTGTAGGAAATGCAGTACATCTGGAACAAATGTAGTTAATAATAATCATGAGAGATCGGATAGCAATATATTGAAGCGTGTTTTGAATAAAGTGGGCTTCGCACCGAATACAAAAACG CGCTTAAGGGTGGCCAGTCACATGTTGTACGAAAGTGTTGCTgataaaataaactatttaagtttttttaaagcttttgataTGCCCAACACATTCAACTCATGGTTTCTGGTTACTGAATTACATGTATGGATGCTACTTGTGCGAGCTATGGCTGAGGGTTCGGAATCTGGAGAAAATGGTCGTTTTATTCGAAATTGTATTGTAGAAGTTATGTGGGGCGATGTAAATACGCGTGCTAAGAAACTAGGC GCACATAACCCGTCAAGAACACGACAACAAATAGAAATCCTTTCGGAACAATTTCAAGCAGCATTAATTGCTTACGACGAAGGCATTATGTCAGATGATCGAGTATTATCTGGCGCTTTATGGCGTCGGTTCTTTGCCATGAACTGTAATGACGTCGTAAAGATTGAACGTCTAGTGAAGTATGTAAGAGAACAAATTGTTTCGCTGGACCAGCTATCGCCTGATGAATTtctacaaaaaccaaaaatatcgtGGATTGATCTGGATAAAGTATCTGTTTAG
- the LOC105232804 gene encoding chromosome transmission fidelity protein 8 homolog — MSKPADTTVNAKVLFRCEKLLFLFVFTLYSKMPILIKTSSPTTLEEYAIVELQGDLEIRSGENIHNLFIGDLYYNKYGQPILIIGHHILQGREQKLEKPFAVLEKLKSKDGKSSLNDTNMDSNATLNRTIDCTILDSTVALENKSRQNTEYVVRALCTKKLIFKSRPKPIIANVATSV; from the exons ATGTCAAAACCAGCTGATACTACAGTAAACGCGAAAGTTTTGTTTAGATgtgaaaagttattatttttatttgtttttactttgtaTAGCAAGATgcctattttaataaaaac aTCTTCACCAACTACACTTGAGGAATATGCAATTGTTGAGTTGCAGGGAGATCTCGAAATTCGTTCCGGAGAGAATATTCATAATTTGTTCATAGGGgacttatattataataaatacggACAGCct ataCTTATAATTGGACATCATATCTTACAAGGACGAGAGCAAAAACTCGAAAAACCTTTCGCAGTGcttgaaaaattgaaaagtaaggATGGAAAGTCTTCATTGAACGATACAAATATGGATTCCAACGCTACACTTAATAGAACCATTGATTGTACAATTTTAGACAGCACAGTTGCTCTGGAAAATAAATCACGACAAAACACCGAATACGTAGTTCGTGCTTTATGCACAAAAAAACTCATCTTTAAATCGCGTCCAAAACCTATTATTGCGAATGTTGCAACTTCCGTTTGA
- the LOC105232799 gene encoding ubiquinol-cytochrome-c reductase complex assembly factor 1 isoform X2 — MIRLRQLTRISVNKYVSAERNILVCNNANTFNNGWKVWTQNCRKCSTSGTNVVNNNHERSDSNILKRVLNKVGFAPNTKTRLRVASHMLYESVADKINYLSFFKAFDMPNTFNSWFLVTELHVWMLLVRAMAEGSESGENGRFIRNCIVEVMWGDVNTRAKKLGAHNPSRTRQQIEILSEQFQAALIAYDEGIMSDDRVLSGALWRRFFAMNCNDVVKIERLVKYVREQIVSLDQLSPDEFLQKPKISWIDLDKVSV; from the exons ATGATACGTCTTAGGCAATTAACTCGAAtttctgtaaataaatatgtttcagcagag CGTAATATTCTAGTGTGCAACAATGCTAATACCTTTAATAATGGATGGAAGGTATGGACACAGAACTGTAGGAAATGCAGTACATCTGGAACAAATGTAGTTAATAATAATCATGAGAGATCGGATAGCAATATATTGAAGCGTGTTTTGAATAAAGTGGGCTTCGCACCGAATACAAAAACG CGCTTAAGGGTGGCCAGTCACATGTTGTACGAAAGTGTTGCTgataaaataaactatttaagtttttttaaagcttttgataTGCCCAACACATTCAACTCATGGTTTCTGGTTACTGAATTACATGTATGGATGCTACTTGTGCGAGCTATGGCTGAGGGTTCGGAATCTGGAGAAAATGGTCGTTTTATTCGAAATTGTATTGTAGAAGTTATGTGGGGCGATGTAAATACGCGTGCTAAGAAACTAGGC GCACATAACCCGTCAAGAACACGACAACAAATAGAAATCCTTTCGGAACAATTTCAAGCAGCATTAATTGCTTACGACGAAGGCATTATGTCAGATGATCGAGTATTATCTGGCGCTTTATGGCGTCGGTTCTTTGCCATGAACTGTAATGACGTCGTAAAGATTGAACGTCTAGTGAAGTATGTAAGAGAACAAATTGTTTCGCTGGACCAGCTATCGCCTGATGAATTtctacaaaaaccaaaaatatcgtGGATTGATCTGGATAAAGTATCTGTTTAG